A portion of the Algisphaera agarilytica genome contains these proteins:
- the fbp gene encoding class 1 fructose-bisphosphatase — protein MAIKKDGDFVTFTQFIQDEQKKYPGVSGRFSWMMSGVALATRMIGSYIRRAGLIDVWGEHGTTNVQGEVVKKLDIMANDALKRTLGYRGNVGIIASEEDNEPRVLQEVDEEDSYIVMFDPLDGSSNIDVNVSVGTIFTVFKNPPAVVGAEQSVLQPGAKQVAAGYVLYGSSTVLVYTAGSGTHMFTLDPQFGTYLLTRENIQMPKHAPQYSVNEAYSHTFPEGYRRYLDWVKLQDSPIYSSRYVGSLVADFHRILIKGGVYMYPPTSNDPQGKLRLMYECNPLAFIAEQAGGLATAGDQRIMDIKPTDVHERVPFIIGSQTNVEEVLRYAAPKQTAGV, from the coding sequence ATGGCAATCAAAAAAGACGGCGACTTCGTCACTTTCACCCAGTTCATCCAGGACGAGCAGAAGAAATACCCCGGCGTGTCCGGGCGGTTCTCGTGGATGATGTCCGGCGTGGCGCTGGCGACCCGCATGATCGGCAGCTACATCCGCCGGGCGGGCCTGATCGACGTCTGGGGCGAGCACGGCACCACCAACGTCCAGGGCGAGGTCGTCAAGAAACTCGACATCATGGCCAACGACGCGCTCAAGCGTACCCTGGGCTACCGCGGCAACGTCGGCATCATCGCCTCCGAAGAAGACAACGAGCCCCGGGTCCTCCAGGAGGTCGACGAAGAAGACAGCTACATCGTCATGTTCGACCCGCTCGACGGCTCGTCCAACATCGACGTCAACGTGTCGGTCGGCACGATCTTCACCGTGTTCAAGAACCCGCCCGCCGTGGTCGGGGCCGAGCAATCGGTCCTGCAGCCCGGTGCGAAACAGGTCGCCGCGGGCTACGTGCTCTACGGCAGCTCGACCGTGCTGGTCTACACCGCGGGCAGCGGCACGCACATGTTCACCCTAGACCCGCAGTTCGGCACGTACCTGCTGACCCGCGAAAATATCCAGATGCCCAAGCACGCCCCGCAGTACTCGGTGAACGAGGCCTACAGCCACACGTTCCCCGAGGGCTACCGCCGGTACCTCGACTGGGTCAAGCTGCAGGATTCGCCGATCTACTCGTCGCGCTACGTCGGCTCGCTCGTCGCGGACTTCCACCGCATCCTGATCAAGGGCGGCGTCTACATGTACCCGCCCACGAGCAACGACCCGCAGGGCAAGCTGCGTCTGATGTACGAATGCAACCCCCTGGCGTTCATCGCCGAGCAGGCGGGCGGCCTCGCCACCGCGGGGGACCAGCGCATCATGGACATCAAGCCCACCGACGTCCACGAACGCGTGCCCTTCATTATCGGCTCGCAGACAAACGTCGAAGAAGTCCTCCGCTACGCCGCCCCGAAGCAAACCGCGGGGGTTTGA
- a CDS encoding adenosylcobalamin-dependent ribonucleoside-diphosphate reductase yields MQIKRKFTEAGKDVFSTVEWTTRSTKIANMDGSVVFEMNDAELPKAWSQLASDIMVSKYFRKAGVPSDGGPNGIASPDFQEGDKVTNGPEKSAKQVIHRLAGCWRHWGESHGYFDTAEDAQAFYDELCHMMLHQQCAPNSPQWFNTGLNWAYGINGPAQGHHYVDPKTGKAKKSEDAYTHPQPHACFIQSVEDDLVGEAGIMDLWTREARLFKYGSGTGTNFSNIRGEDEPLSGGGKSSGLMSFLKIGDRAAGAIKSGGTTRRAAKMVCLDLDHPDIENFVSWKVREEIKVAALVEGMKHLGDEMQYTAKELGLVLDYDFNGESYQTVAGQNSNNSVRISNDFFRAVRENGDWGLVRRTDGELAKTVNAKELWDKIGYAAWRCADPGVQYDSTINEWHTCPEAGRINASNPCSEYMFLDNTACNLASLNLLTFYNAKERTFDVERFEHGVALWTIVLEISVLMAQFPSKEIAELSYKFRTLGLGYANLGAMLMQAGIPYDSERGRAICGCISSTLTGKSYDTSAKMAKELGAFPGYKKNKKAGDNMLRVIRNHRRAAYGVTSSNAEAAAVGGYEGLEINPVPIDADKLTDESESFGTLANSDDLIASARKCWDDALKHGEKHGYRNAQATVIAPTGTIGLLMDCDTTGVEPDFALVKFKKLAGGGYFKIANQSLRPALESLGYDKDQVKDVLTHVMGTLSLDVPVPGGDQTFAGWLMDKGFESDDLAKITDALPTIFDISFAFNAWTLGEDCMDRIDRVEEAKDPSFNLLKSLGLSGKQITELNAVICGTQTVEGAPHLKDEHLPVFDCANKCGPTGERFIHAHGHIRMMAAAQPFISGAISKTINLPNEATIEDIQDSYELSWELGLKANALYRDGCKLSQPLNNKASDEEEDDGVEDVEGIEAALEEVAEDIVETAAVAAAADALQSTETVRTVEKVVEKIVERPMRRRLPDTRTSRTHKFNVAGHEGYLTVGLYDDGQPGELFITMAKEGSTIGGLMDSLGTAISVALQYGVPTSSLVTKFSHQRFEPAGMTHNRDIPFAKSLVDYIFRWMGMEFVPGYREANAPQRPSDKKTESKKEEAPKAKVAMPAVVEGKAQDDKPKSDRVKITDVEAKADEATETGDRAWGFAEGKAADKTTAKAPAVEQATETATATESNTLTEAMSSMQADAPACDVCGTITVRNGTCYKCLNCGASMGCS; encoded by the coding sequence ATGCAGATCAAACGGAAATTTACCGAAGCGGGCAAGGACGTCTTCAGCACCGTCGAGTGGACCACACGGTCGACCAAAATCGCCAACATGGACGGCAGCGTCGTGTTCGAAATGAACGACGCCGAGCTGCCCAAGGCCTGGTCACAACTCGCTTCGGACATCATGGTTTCCAAGTACTTCCGCAAGGCTGGGGTGCCTTCGGACGGCGGACCCAACGGCATCGCGTCGCCCGACTTTCAGGAAGGCGACAAGGTCACCAACGGCCCCGAGAAGTCGGCCAAGCAAGTCATCCACCGCCTGGCCGGTTGCTGGCGTCACTGGGGTGAGAGCCACGGCTACTTCGACACCGCCGAGGACGCCCAGGCGTTCTACGACGAACTCTGCCACATGATGCTGCACCAGCAGTGCGCCCCCAACAGCCCCCAGTGGTTCAACACCGGCCTCAATTGGGCCTACGGCATCAACGGCCCCGCCCAGGGCCACCACTACGTCGATCCCAAGACCGGCAAGGCCAAGAAGTCCGAAGACGCCTACACCCACCCCCAACCCCACGCCTGCTTCATCCAGTCGGTTGAAGACGACCTGGTCGGCGAAGCGGGCATCATGGACCTGTGGACCCGTGAAGCCCGCCTGTTCAAGTACGGCAGCGGCACCGGCACCAACTTCTCCAACATCCGCGGCGAAGACGAGCCCCTGTCGGGCGGCGGCAAGTCGTCGGGCCTGATGAGCTTCCTCAAGATCGGTGACCGCGCTGCGGGGGCGATCAAGTCCGGCGGCACCACCCGCCGTGCGGCCAAGATGGTCTGCCTCGACCTCGACCACCCCGACATCGAAAACTTCGTGTCGTGGAAGGTCCGCGAAGAGATCAAGGTCGCGGCCCTGGTTGAAGGCATGAAGCACCTCGGCGACGAGATGCAATACACCGCCAAGGAGCTCGGCCTCGTCCTCGACTACGACTTCAATGGCGAGTCGTACCAAACCGTCGCGGGTCAGAACTCCAACAACTCGGTCCGCATCTCCAACGACTTCTTCCGCGCCGTGCGTGAGAACGGCGACTGGGGCCTGGTGCGTCGTACGGATGGCGAGCTCGCCAAGACCGTCAACGCCAAAGAGCTATGGGACAAGATCGGCTACGCCGCGTGGCGTTGTGCCGACCCGGGCGTGCAGTACGACTCGACCATCAACGAGTGGCACACCTGCCCGGAAGCGGGGCGGATCAACGCGTCCAACCCCTGCTCGGAATACATGTTCCTGGACAACACCGCGTGCAACCTCGCGTCGCTGAACCTCCTGACGTTCTACAACGCCAAGGAACGCACCTTCGACGTCGAGCGGTTCGAGCACGGCGTGGCGCTGTGGACCATCGTGCTGGAGATCAGCGTGCTGATGGCCCAGTTCCCCTCCAAGGAGATCGCCGAGCTGAGCTACAAGTTCCGCACGCTGGGTCTGGGCTACGCCAACCTCGGCGCGATGCTGATGCAAGCGGGTATCCCGTACGACAGCGAACGCGGCCGGGCGATCTGCGGCTGCATCAGCTCGACGCTGACCGGCAAGAGCTACGACACCAGCGCCAAGATGGCCAAGGAGCTCGGGGCGTTCCCGGGCTACAAGAAGAACAAAAAGGCGGGTGACAACATGCTCCGGGTCATCCGCAACCACCGACGCGCCGCCTACGGCGTCACTTCCTCCAACGCCGAGGCGGCCGCGGTTGGTGGGTACGAAGGCCTCGAAATCAACCCCGTGCCCATCGACGCCGACAAGCTCACCGACGAAAGCGAAAGCTTCGGCACCCTCGCCAACAGCGACGACCTGATCGCCTCGGCCCGCAAGTGCTGGGACGACGCGCTCAAGCACGGCGAGAAGCACGGCTACCGCAACGCCCAGGCCACCGTCATCGCGCCCACCGGCACGATCGGCCTGCTCATGGACTGCGACACCACCGGCGTCGAACCCGACTTCGCCCTGGTCAAGTTCAAGAAGCTCGCGGGCGGCGGCTACTTCAAGATCGCCAACCAGTCCCTGCGTCCGGCCCTCGAATCGCTCGGCTACGACAAGGACCAGGTCAAGGACGTGCTCACCCACGTCATGGGCACCCTCTCGCTGGACGTCCCCGTCCCCGGCGGCGACCAGACCTTCGCGGGTTGGCTCATGGACAAGGGCTTCGAGAGCGACGACCTGGCGAAGATCACCGACGCCCTGCCGACGATCTTCGACATCAGCTTTGCGTTCAACGCCTGGACGCTCGGCGAAGACTGCATGGACCGCATCGACCGCGTCGAAGAAGCCAAAGACCCGAGCTTCAACCTGCTCAAGTCGCTGGGCTTGTCGGGCAAGCAGATCACCGAGCTGAACGCCGTGATCTGCGGTACGCAGACCGTCGAAGGCGCCCCGCACCTCAAGGACGAGCACCTGCCCGTCTTCGACTGTGCCAACAAGTGCGGCCCGACCGGCGAGCGGTTCATCCACGCCCACGGCCACATCCGCATGATGGCCGCGGCTCAGCCCTTCATCAGCGGCGCAATCTCCAAGACGATCAACCTGCCCAACGAGGCCACCATCGAAGACATCCAGGACTCCTACGAGCTGTCCTGGGAGCTCGGCCTCAAGGCCAACGCCCTGTACCGCGACGGATGCAAGCTCAGCCAGCCGCTCAACAACAAGGCGAGCGATGAAGAGGAAGACGACGGCGTCGAAGATGTCGAAGGCATCGAAGCCGCCCTCGAAGAGGTCGCCGAGGACATCGTCGAGACGGCCGCGGTCGCCGCCGCCGCGGATGCGTTGCAGAGCACCGAGACTGTCCGCACCGTCGAGAAGGTGGTCGAGAAGATCGTCGAACGCCCGATGCGTCGCCGTCTGCCCGACACCCGCACCAGCCGGACCCACAAGTTCAACGTCGCGGGCCACGAGGGCTACCTCACCGTCGGCCTCTACGACGACGGCCAGCCCGGCGAACTGTTCATCACCATGGCCAAGGAAGGCTCGACCATCGGCGGCCTGATGGACTCGCTCGGCACCGCGATCTCGGTCGCCCTGCAGTACGGCGTGCCCACCTCGTCGCTGGTCACCAAGTTCAGCCACCAACGCTTCGAGCCCGCGGGCATGACGCACAACCGCGACATCCCGTTCGCCAAGTCGCTCGTGGACTACATCTTCCGCTGGATGGGTATGGAGTTCGTCCCCGGCTACCGCGAGGCCAACGCCCCGCAACGCCCCAGCGACAAGAAGACCGAATCCAAGAAGGAAGAGGCCCCCAAGGCCAAGGTCGCGATGCCGGCCGTCGTCGAGGGCAAAGCCCAGGACGACAAGCCCAAGTCCGACCGCGTGAAGATCACCGATGTCGAGGCCAAGGCCGACGAAGCCACCGAAACCGGCGACCGTGCCTGGGGCTTCGCGGAAGGCAAAGCCGCCGACAAGACGACCGCCAAGGCTCCCGCGGTCGAGCAAGCGACCGAAACCGCCACGGCCACCGAGAGCAACACGCTCACCGAAGCCATGAGCTCGATGCAGGCCGACGCCCCGGCGTGCGACGTCTGCGGCACCATCACCGTCCGCAACGGCACCTGCTACAAGTGCCTGAACTGCGGTGCCTCGATGGGCTGCTCGTAA
- a CDS encoding DHH family phosphoesterase, translated as MNLATYTQPTLELSQVADLFRQTEGPIMVLTHAKPDGDAFGSVVSLVATLQKLGKTARGVFVPPVPEALGKLHGAELADVWDEGYSLPFEPELFVVVDTGAWSQVGPLRGFVEPHLDRTVILDHHLSGDIEAQHRHVVGDAAAACEILAELIELLIPACVPPQGGPATGRRDTDIAGYTPLPQTIREALFVGIASDTGWFRFSNVRPQTHELAAKLIRQGVDHADLYSRLEQGERPEKLALLTRALQNMTFHAHGTAAVMVLRQQDFIDTGARPEETERLIDTPQMVGALQVFVVVTEAQTADGQPQTRMSFRSKHTTDDSAINVADLASRFGGGGHARAAGAKADRTVDEVLAELSGILADL; from the coding sequence TTGAACTTAGCAACGTACACCCAGCCCACGCTCGAACTTTCCCAGGTCGCCGACCTCTTCCGGCAGACCGAGGGCCCGATCATGGTGCTCACCCACGCCAAGCCCGACGGCGACGCCTTCGGCTCGGTCGTCTCGCTGGTCGCCACCCTCCAAAAACTGGGCAAGACCGCCCGCGGCGTGTTCGTCCCGCCCGTCCCCGAAGCCCTGGGCAAACTCCACGGGGCCGAACTCGCAGACGTCTGGGACGAGGGGTATAGCCTGCCATTCGAGCCCGAGCTGTTCGTCGTCGTCGACACCGGCGCCTGGTCCCAGGTCGGCCCGCTCCGCGGATTCGTCGAGCCGCATCTGGACCGCACCGTCATCCTCGACCACCACCTCTCGGGCGATATCGAGGCCCAGCACCGCCACGTCGTCGGCGACGCCGCGGCGGCCTGCGAGATCCTCGCCGAGCTGATCGAGCTGCTGATCCCCGCGTGCGTGCCCCCGCAGGGCGGCCCCGCCACCGGAAGGCGTGACACAGACATCGCGGGCTACACCCCGCTGCCCCAGACCATCCGCGAGGCGCTGTTTGTCGGCATCGCCTCCGACACCGGCTGGTTCCGCTTCTCCAACGTCCGGCCCCAGACCCACGAGCTCGCCGCCAAGCTCATCCGCCAGGGTGTCGACCACGCCGACCTCTACTCCCGCCTGGAGCAGGGCGAACGGCCCGAAAAACTGGCCCTGCTCACCCGCGCCCTACAGAACATGACCTTCCACGCCCACGGCACCGCGGCGGTCATGGTCCTACGCCAGCAGGACTTCATCGACACCGGTGCCCGGCCCGAAGAGACCGAACGCCTGATCGACACCCCGCAGATGGTGGGGGCGCTCCAGGTGTTTGTGGTCGTCACCGAGGCCCAGACCGCCGACGGCCAGCCCCAGACCCGGATGAGCTTCCGCTCGAAGCACACCACCGACGACAGCGCGATCAACGTCGCTGACCTCGCCAGCCGGTTCGGCGGCGGCGGGCACGCCCGTGCCGCCGGGGCCAAGGCCGATCGCACGGTGGATGAGGTGTTGGCCGAGCTTTCGGGCATCCTTGCCGATCTCTAA
- the dcd gene encoding dCTP deaminase yields the protein MPVLCDSQIRELVPIEPFEDAVKRPGKISYGVSSYGYDVRVGTLFKIFTNAPTDGGQSIVDPKQFDDRNFVTVDTQDTNRDHVIIPPNSFALCETVEEFDIPRDVLVICVGKSTYARCGIIVNVTPLEPEWRGKVTIEISNTTPLPAKIYANEGIAQMIFLKAERVCAQSYADKSGKYQDQTGLVLPKVD from the coding sequence ATGCCCGTACTTTGTGACAGCCAAATCCGTGAACTGGTCCCGATCGAGCCCTTCGAAGACGCCGTGAAGCGTCCGGGGAAGATCAGCTACGGCGTCTCGTCCTACGGCTACGACGTCCGCGTCGGCACCCTCTTCAAGATCTTCACCAACGCCCCGACCGACGGCGGCCAGTCCATCGTCGATCCCAAGCAGTTCGACGACCGCAACTTCGTCACCGTCGACACCCAGGACACCAACCGCGACCACGTCATCATCCCGCCTAACAGCTTCGCCCTCTGCGAGACCGTCGAAGAGTTCGACATCCCGCGTGACGTGCTGGTGATCTGCGTGGGCAAGAGCACCTACGCCCGCTGCGGCATCATCGTCAACGTGACCCCGCTCGAGCCCGAATGGCGCGGCAAGGTCACCATCGAGATCAGCAACACCACACCGCTGCCCGCGAAGATCTACGCCAACGAGGGCATCGCCCAGATGATCTTCCTCAAGGCCGAGCGCGTCTGTGCCCAATCCTACGCCGACAAGTCCGGCAAGTACCAGGACCAGACCGGCCTCGTCCTCCCGAAAGTGGATTGA
- the ribF gene encoding bifunctional riboflavin kinase/FMN adenylyltransferase, translating to MSDRTVLTLGNFDGPHVGHLAILNKARSLAEPHGARVVAITFDPPPIQVLRPGQEPPMLVPIDQRIARLKRGGADQVQVLRPTPELLAQSAEQFMTGLVEEHHPVAIVEGPDFRFGKGREGDMQKLAELGKQHDFEAVLVPRVEAPLSDLQLAPVSSSLVRWLVGRGRVADAAACLGQPFSLTAEVVKGEQRGRQLGIPTANLDPQQIAPFIVPADGVYAGVAEVPGVSDGNEIQAYAAAISIGVKPTFGRKELTVEAHLLDTPTPLEAFDLYGKKLTLHVARWVRDQYPFPGVEALREQLLRDIEQTRQWHAAGTMMPIAAESSSYPFKVKA from the coding sequence ATGTCCGACCGCACCGTTCTGACCCTCGGCAACTTCGACGGCCCGCACGTCGGCCACCTGGCCATCCTGAATAAGGCCCGCAGCCTGGCCGAGCCGCACGGGGCCCGGGTGGTCGCGATCACGTTTGACCCTCCGCCCATCCAGGTGCTACGCCCCGGGCAGGAGCCGCCGATGCTCGTGCCGATCGATCAACGGATCGCTCGGCTGAAGCGGGGCGGGGCAGACCAGGTGCAGGTGCTGCGGCCGACCCCCGAGCTGTTGGCGCAGTCCGCCGAGCAGTTCATGACCGGGCTGGTCGAGGAGCATCACCCCGTGGCGATCGTCGAGGGCCCCGACTTCCGCTTCGGCAAGGGCCGTGAGGGCGACATGCAGAAGCTCGCCGAGCTTGGCAAGCAGCACGACTTCGAGGCGGTCTTGGTCCCCCGCGTGGAAGCCCCGCTTTCAGACCTGCAGCTCGCGCCCGTGAGCAGTTCGCTAGTGCGATGGTTGGTGGGGCGGGGGCGGGTGGCCGATGCCGCGGCGTGCCTGGGCCAACCCTTCAGTCTCACGGCGGAGGTGGTCAAGGGCGAGCAGCGTGGCCGACAGCTCGGTATCCCCACCGCGAACCTCGACCCGCAGCAGATCGCTCCGTTCATCGTGCCCGCCGACGGCGTCTACGCCGGGGTCGCCGAGGTCCCGGGCGTTTCGGACGGTAACGAGATTCAGGCCTATGCCGCGGCGATCTCCATCGGAGTGAAGCCGACGTTCGGCCGCAAGGAGCTCACGGTCGAGGCCCACCTGCTGGACACGCCCACGCCGCTCGAAGCCTTCGATCTGTATGGGAAAAAGCTGACGCTGCACGTTGCCCGCTGGGTCCGCGACCAGTACCCTTTCCCGGGAGTGGAGGCGCTGCGTGAGCAGCTACTCCGAGATATCGAGCAGACCCGGCAGTGGCACGCCGCGGGGACGATGATGCCGATCGCCGCCGAATCTTCTTCGTATCCTTTCAAGGTCAAGGCTTGA